In Pseudomonas poae, a single genomic region encodes these proteins:
- the aruF gene encoding arginine/ornithine succinyltransferase subunit alpha, which yields MLVMRPAQMADLGEVQRLAADSPIGVTSLPDDVERLSDKIAASEASFAAEVSFNGEESYFFVLEDTETGKLAGCSAIVASAGYSEPFYSFRNETFVHASRELKIHNKIHVLSQCHDLTGNSLLTSFYVVPELVGSPWSELNSRGRLLFVASHPERFADSVVTEIVGYSDENGDSPFWDAIGRNFFDLNYAAAERLCGLKSRTFLAELMPHYPIYVPLLPDEAQEAMGQVHPRAQITFDILMREGFETDHYIDIFDGGPTLHARVSGIRSIAQSRVVPVKIGEMAKGVGRQYLVSNAQLQDYRAVMLELDYAPGKPVTLDLAAAEALGVGEGASVRLVAV from the coding sequence ATGCTGGTGATGCGCCCCGCGCAAATGGCTGATCTGGGCGAGGTACAGCGTCTGGCTGCGGACAGCCCGATTGGTGTCACCTCCTTGCCGGATGATGTGGAGCGCCTCAGCGACAAGATCGCCGCCAGCGAAGCTTCCTTCGCCGCCGAGGTGAGTTTCAATGGTGAAGAAAGCTATTTCTTCGTGCTCGAAGACACCGAGACCGGCAAGCTCGCCGGCTGCTCGGCCATCGTCGCGTCCGCGGGCTATTCCGAGCCTTTCTACAGCTTTCGTAACGAGACCTTCGTGCACGCCTCCCGCGAGCTGAAGATCCACAACAAGATCCACGTGCTTTCCCAGTGCCACGACCTCACCGGCAACAGCCTGCTCACCAGTTTCTACGTGGTGCCGGAGCTGGTCGGTTCGCCGTGGTCGGAACTCAATTCTCGTGGCCGCCTGCTGTTTGTCGCCAGCCACCCTGAGCGCTTTGCCGACTCGGTGGTGACCGAGATCGTCGGCTACAGCGACGAGAACGGTGACTCGCCGTTCTGGGACGCCATCGGCCGCAACTTCTTCGACCTCAACTACGCCGCCGCCGAGCGCCTGTGCGGGCTCAAAAGCCGCACCTTCCTTGCCGAGCTGATGCCGCATTACCCGATTTACGTGCCATTGCTGCCGGACGAAGCCCAAGAGGCGATGGGCCAGGTGCACCCTCGGGCGCAGATCACCTTCGACATCCTGATGCGCGAAGGCTTCGAGACCGACCATTACATCGACATCTTCGACGGTGGCCCGACGTTGCACGCACGGGTCTCGGGCATTCGCTCGATTGCCCAGAGCCGCGTGGTGCCGGTGAAGATCGGCGAGATGGCCAAGGGTGTTGGCCGCCAGTACCTGGTGAGCAACGCGCAGTTGCAGGATTACCGCGCGGTGATGCTGGAACTGGACTACGCGCCCGGCAAACCGGTGACTCTGGACCTGGCGGCCGCCGAAGCCCTGGGCGTTGGCGAAGGCGCAAGTGTGCGTTTGGTCGCGGTTTAA
- the astA gene encoding arginine N-succinyltransferase: MIVRPVRSSDLPALIDLARSTGTGLTTLPANEERLTHRVGWAEKTFRGDAGRGDADYLFVLENDEGRVVGISAIAGAVGLREPWYNFRVGLTVSASQELNIYREIPTLFLANDLTGNSELCSLFLHADYRTGLNGRMLAKARMLFIAEFPQLFGNKIIAEMRGVSNEAGRSPFWESLGRHFFKMEFSQADYLTGVGNKAFIAELMPKFPLYSCFLSEDARNVIGKVHPDTEPALSMLKSEGFSYQGYVDIFDAGPAVECETSKIRAVRDSQSLVLAIGTPGDDATPFLIHNRKREECRITAAPARLAAGTLVVDPQTAKRLQLVVGDQVRAVPLSAARESK, from the coding sequence ATGATCGTTCGTCCCGTACGCAGCAGCGATTTACCGGCCCTGATTGATCTGGCGCGCAGCACCGGCACCGGCCTCACTACGTTGCCGGCCAACGAAGAGCGCTTGACGCACCGGGTTGGCTGGGCCGAAAAAACCTTCCGCGGCGACGCCGGGCGTGGCGATGCCGACTACCTGTTCGTGCTGGAAAACGACGAAGGCCGTGTGGTGGGGATTTCCGCTATTGCCGGTGCCGTTGGCCTGCGTGAGCCTTGGTACAACTTCCGGGTGGGGCTGACGGTCAGCGCCTCCCAGGAACTGAATATCTACCGTGAGATTCCGACGCTGTTCCTGGCCAACGACCTCACCGGCAATTCCGAGCTGTGCTCGTTGTTCCTGCACGCCGATTACCGCACCGGCCTCAATGGCCGCATGCTGGCCAAGGCACGCATGTTGTTTATCGCAGAGTTCCCGCAACTGTTCGGTAACAAGATCATTGCCGAGATGCGCGGTGTATCCAACGAAGCCGGGCGCTCGCCCTTCTGGGAAAGCCTGGGCCGCCATTTTTTCAAGATGGAGTTCAGCCAGGCTGATTACCTCACGGGCGTTGGCAACAAGGCATTTATTGCCGAGTTGATGCCGAAGTTTCCGCTGTATAGCTGCTTCCTCTCCGAAGACGCACGCAACGTGATCGGCAAGGTCCACCCAGACACCGAGCCTGCGCTGAGCATGCTCAAGAGCGAGGGGTTCAGCTACCAGGGCTATGTCGACATCTTCGACGCGGGCCCAGCAGTGGAGTGTGAGACCAGCAAGATTCGCGCGGTGCGTGACAGCCAGTCGCTGGTACTGGCCATCGGCACGCCGGGGGACGACGCCACGCCGTTCCTGATCCATAACCGCAAGCGCGAGGAGTGCCGCATCACGGCCGCTCCGGCCCGCCTGGCGGCAGGCACGCTGGTGGTCGATCCTCAAACTGCCAAGCGCCTGCAACTGGTCGTAGGTGATCAAGTGCGTGCCGTACCGTTGTCCGCTGCTCGGGAGTCGAAGTAA
- a CDS encoding topoisomerase II codes for MTTDTLKLILEDTDGTQLETSCTRVAVVWQGKEIWIQHDGRGQLLIGVDVEEGDAEYANLLMRPLATNLMSLQLEMEPADVEGDDDDHVHGPGCNH; via the coding sequence ATGACCACCGACACCCTCAAACTGATTCTTGAAGACACCGACGGCACTCAGCTGGAAACCTCCTGCACCCGCGTCGCCGTGGTCTGGCAGGGCAAGGAAATCTGGATCCAGCACGACGGCCGTGGCCAACTGCTGATCGGTGTGGACGTGGAAGAAGGCGACGCCGAGTACGCCAACCTGCTGATGCGCCCACTGGCCACCAACCTGATGAGCCTGCAATTGGAAATGGAACCGGCCGACGTTGAAGGTGACGACGACGATCACGTTCACGGCCCAGGCTGCAACCACTAA
- the astE gene encoding succinylglutamate desuccinylase, whose protein sequence is MLALGKLLELTLAGREPAQKIQLTVDGVQMRWLSEGALEVRPPQGRDNGGDLLLSSGIHGNETAPIELLDRLLHGIARGEIKPRNRILFLFGNPEAMRRGERYLELDVNRLFNGRHEQNIGPEAMRAAELEQLARSFFSLPDRSRLHYDLHTAIRGSKIEQFALYPWKAGRQHSRRELERLRAAGMEAVLLQNKTSITFTAFTYEQLDAEAFTLELGKARPFGQNQGVDVSRLENRLKQIIEGGEPETDTLDGLKLFAVAREVIKHSDAFLLHLPADVENFSELEKGYLLAEDVAKTRWVIEEEGARIIFPNPKVKNGLRAGILIVPTTDAGLA, encoded by the coding sequence ATGCTCGCCCTCGGCAAACTGCTTGAACTGACCCTCGCCGGTCGCGAACCGGCGCAAAAAATTCAACTGACTGTCGACGGCGTGCAGATGCGCTGGCTCAGCGAGGGCGCACTTGAAGTGCGCCCGCCGCAGGGCCGCGACAATGGCGGCGACTTGCTGCTGTCGTCCGGCATCCATGGCAACGAAACCGCGCCGATCGAACTGCTCGACCGCCTGTTGCATGGTATTGCCCGTGGGGAGATCAAACCCCGCAACCGTATTCTGTTCCTGTTCGGCAACCCCGAGGCGATGCGCCGCGGCGAGCGTTACCTCGAGCTGGATGTCAACCGGCTGTTCAATGGCCGTCACGAACAAAACATCGGCCCGGAGGCCATGCGCGCCGCCGAGCTTGAGCAACTGGCTCGTAGCTTTTTCAGCCTGCCCGACCGTTCGCGCCTGCATTACGACCTGCATACGGCCATTCGTGGCTCGAAGATCGAGCAGTTCGCCCTGTACCCGTGGAAGGCCGGTCGCCAGCATTCGCGTCGCGAACTGGAGCGCTTGCGCGCCGCTGGCATGGAAGCCGTGCTGCTGCAGAACAAGACCTCCATCACCTTCACCGCGTTTACCTACGAGCAACTGGACGCCGAGGCCTTCACCCTGGAGTTGGGCAAGGCGCGGCCGTTCGGGCAGAACCAGGGTGTAGACGTATCGCGCCTGGAAAACCGCCTGAAGCAGATCATCGAAGGCGGCGAGCCTGAGACCGACACACTCGACGGTCTGAAGTTGTTCGCGGTTGCACGGGAAGTCATCAAGCACAGCGATGCCTTCCTCTTGCACTTGCCGGCGGACGTGGAAAACTTTTCTGAACTGGAAAAGGGCTATCTGCTGGCCGAAGACGTGGCCAAGACCCGTTGGGTGATCGAGGAGGAGGGTGCGCGCATCATCTTCCCCAACCCGAAGGTCAAGAATGGTTTGCGTGCGGGCATATTGATTGTGCCGACCACAGATGCTGGCCTGGCGTAG
- a CDS encoding 6,7-dimethyl-8-ribityllumazine synthase, with protein MQPTAIDSKSKNHHGERVAFIQACWHKDIVDQSRKGFLAEMIAQGYQESDIDFFEVGGAFEMPLHAKLLAKTGRYAGIVAAALVVDGGIYRHEFVAQSVVSGLMQVQLETEVPVFSVSLTPHHFHAGSEHHAFFHDHFVHKGQEAAKTCADTLHKVRAIRRSEPRAVAV; from the coding sequence ATGCAACCCACCGCAATCGACAGCAAAAGCAAAAACCATCACGGCGAGCGTGTCGCGTTTATCCAGGCCTGCTGGCACAAGGATATTGTCGACCAATCCCGTAAAGGCTTCCTCGCCGAAATGATCGCCCAGGGCTACCAGGAATCGGACATCGATTTCTTCGAAGTCGGCGGTGCCTTTGAAATGCCCCTGCACGCCAAACTGCTGGCCAAGACCGGTCGTTACGCCGGTATCGTTGCCGCCGCGCTGGTGGTGGACGGTGGTATCTACCGCCACGAGTTCGTGGCCCAATCGGTGGTCAGCGGCCTGATGCAAGTGCAGCTGGAAACTGAAGTGCCGGTGTTCTCGGTGTCGCTGACGCCGCATCACTTCCATGCGGGCAGCGAGCATCATGCGTTCTTCCACGATCACTTTGTGCACAAGGGTCAGGAAGCTGCCAAGACTTGCGCAGATACCCTGCACAAAGTCCGCGCGATCCGCCGTAGCGAGCCGCGCGCTGTAGCCGTCTAA
- a CDS encoding low-specificity L-threonine aldolase: MSVIDLRSDTVTQPTPGMRDAMAAAASGDDVYGEDPSVNHLEAELAKRLGFAAALFVPTGTMSNLLALMAHCERGEEYIVGQQAHTYKYEGGGAAVLGSIQPQPLEVQADGSLDLDHVLAAIKPDDFHFARTRLLALENTMQGKVLPLEYLAKARAFTREHGLALHLDGARIYNAAVKLGVDAREIAQHFDSVSVCLSKGLGAPIGSVLCGSTALIAKARRLRKMVGGGMRQAGSLAAAGLYALDHQVQRLADDHANAQWLGDELRKAGFEVEPVQTNMVYVQIGDQAQALKAFAAERGIKLSAAPRLRMVTHLDVNRAQIEQVLATFVEFSRK, from the coding sequence ATGTCTGTGATCGACCTGCGCAGCGACACCGTGACCCAACCCACCCCCGGCATGCGTGACGCCATGGCCGCTGCCGCCAGCGGCGATGACGTGTATGGCGAAGACCCTAGCGTCAACCATCTGGAGGCTGAACTGGCCAAGCGCCTGGGGTTTGCCGCTGCGTTGTTCGTGCCCACCGGCACCATGAGCAACCTGCTGGCGTTGATGGCCCACTGTGAGCGCGGCGAGGAATACATCGTCGGCCAACAGGCCCACACCTACAAATACGAAGGCGGTGGTGCGGCGGTGCTCGGTTCGATCCAGCCGCAGCCGCTGGAGGTGCAGGCCGACGGCTCGCTGGACCTGGACCACGTGCTCGCTGCTATCAAACCCGACGATTTCCACTTCGCTCGCACTCGCCTGCTGGCACTGGAAAACACCATGCAGGGCAAGGTGTTGCCACTGGAATACCTGGCCAAGGCGCGAGCGTTTACCCGTGAACACGGCCTGGCATTGCACCTGGACGGCGCGCGGATCTACAACGCGGCGGTCAAGCTGGGGGTGGATGCGCGGGAAATCGCCCAGCATTTCGACTCGGTGTCGGTGTGCTTGTCCAAGGGCTTGGGCGCGCCGATTGGCTCGGTGCTGTGCGGCTCAACGGCGCTGATCGCCAAGGCGCGCCGCCTGCGCAAAATGGTCGGCGGCGGTATGCGTCAGGCCGGCTCCCTGGCGGCGGCCGGGTTGTACGCCCTGGACCACCAGGTGCAGCGCCTGGCAGACGACCACGCCAACGCCCAATGGCTGGGGGATGAATTGCGCAAAGCTGGTTTCGAGGTGGAGCCGGTGCAGACCAACATGGTCTACGTGCAGATCGGCGATCAGGCCCAGGCGCTGAAAGCCTTCGCCGCCGAACGCGGGATCAAGTTGAGCGCCGCGCCACGCCTGCGCATGGTCACGCATTTGGATGTCAACCGGGCACAGATCGAGCAGGTGCTGGCGACATTCGTCGAATTTTCACGCAAATGA